One window from the genome of Canis aureus isolate CA01 chromosome 18, VMU_Caureus_v.1.0, whole genome shotgun sequence encodes:
- the LOC144288405 gene encoding olfactory receptor 2T29-like, with protein MENINWLANHTGRSDFILVGLFNKSKHPVLLCLVIFVVFLMALSGNTILILLIHSDSHLHTPMYFFISQLSLMDMMYISVTVPKMLMDQVMGMNKISATECGIQMFLYVTLAGSEFFLLASMAYDRYVAICHPLRYPILMNHQVLLILASGCWFLGSVDGFLFTPITMTFPFCRSREIHHFFCEVPAVLKLSCSDTSIYEVFMYLCCVLMLLIPVTVISGSYYFILITIHRMNSAEGQKKAFATCSSHMTVVILFYGAAIYTYMLPNSYHTPEKDMMVSVFYTILTPVLNPLIYSLRNKDVMGALKKMLNVGPGFQETIK; from the coding sequence ATGGAGAACATCAACTGGCTGGCTAACCACACTGGGAGGTCAGATTTCATCCTAGTGGGACTCTTCAATAAATCCAAACACCCAGTTCTCCTTTGTTTGGTCATTTTTGTGGTTTTCCTAATGGCCTTGTCTGGAAACACCATCCTGATTCTACTGATACATTCTGATTCCCACCTCCACACCCCTATGTACTTTTTTATCAGCCAACTATCTCTCATGGACATGATGTATATTTCCGTTACTGTGCCCAAGATGCTCATGGACCAAGTCATGGGTATGAATAAGATCTCAGCCACGGAATGTGGGATACAGATGTTTCTCTATGTGACACTAGCAGgttcagaattttttcttctagcctccatggcctatgaccgctatgtggccatctgccatCCTCTCCGTTACCCTATCCTCATGAACCATCAGGTGTTGCTCATCCTAGCATCTGGCTGCTGGTTCCTGGGCTCAGTGGATGGCTTCTTGTTCACTCCCATCACCATGACCTTCCCCTTTTGCAGATCTCGGGAGATTCATCATTTCTTCTGTGAAGTCCCTGCTGTATTGAAACTCTCTTGTTCAGACACTTCCATCTATGAGGTTTTCATGTATCTGTGCTGTGTGCTCATGCTTCTCATTCCTGTGACAGTCATTTCAGGCTCTTACTACTTTATCCTCATCACCATCCACAGGATGAACTCAGCAGAAGGCCAGAAGAAGGCCTTTGCCACTTGTTCTTCCCACATGACTGTGGTCATCCTCTTCTATGGGGCTGCCATTTATACTTACATGCTCCCCAATTCCTACCATACACCTGAGAAGGACATGATGGTATCTGTCTTTTACACCATACTCACTCCTGTGCTAAACCCTTTGATCTATAGCTTAAGAAATAAGGATGTTATGGGAGCGCTGAAGAAAATGCTGAATGTGGGACCTGGTTTTCAAGAAACTATAAAgtag